A DNA window from bacterium contains the following coding sequences:
- a CDS encoding BMC domain-containing protein, translating to MEERALGMVETLGLVGAIEAADAMIKASNVRLIGKEITDGAMVTIKVVGEVGAVQASVAAGEAAARRVGQIVSVHIIPRPDAMTESIVYEDDAMPYEDRSGSKKKMI from the coding sequence ATGGAAGAACGTGCGTTAGGCATGGTTGAAACCTTGGGGCTGGTTGGAGCAATCGAAGCCGCAGACGCGATGATCAAAGCCTCTAATGTAAGATTAATAGGCAAGGAAATCACCGACGGAGCCATGGTCACCATTAAAGTGGTCGGCGAGGTTGGCGCCGTTCAGGCGTCCGTTGCGGCAGGTGAAGCGGCCGCCCGGCGCGTAGGACAAATTGTCTCAGTACATATCATACCGAGGCCCGATGCGATGACCGAATCCATCGTATACGAAGACGATGCGATGCCCTACGAAGACCGTAGCGGCAGTAAAAAAAAAATGATTTAA
- a CDS encoding BMC domain-containing protein: MALDALGMVETKGLVGAIEAADAMVKAAKVELIGKEKIGGGYVTVMVRGDVGAVKAATDAGAAAAEKVGELISVHVIPRPHPEVEMILPKKGA; this comes from the coding sequence ATGGCACTTGATGCACTAGGAATGGTTGAAACGAAAGGCCTGGTTGGGGCGATCGAAGCGGCGGATGCAATGGTAAAGGCCGCCAAAGTCGAACTGATCGGAAAAGAAAAAATCGGCGGCGGATACGTGACGGTCATGGTGCGAGGCGATGTTGGCGCCGTCAAAGCGGCAACGGATGCAGGCGCAGCGGCTGCGGAAAAAGTCGGCGAATTAATTTCCGTGCATGTCATCCCGAGACCGCACCCAGAAGTAGAAATGATTCTTCCGAAAAAAGGCGCCTAA